The Nitrospira lenta DNA window GCCGTGGCCTGGATCTATACCGAAACCAAAGATCCGAAAGCCCTCACCGCCCCATCAGACAAGGTCGAGTCGGCCAGGGTATCGGAGATCCTCAAGAAGGCCAGCGGGCTCTCTCAAGCCGAAGCCTCCATCTCCTCCTCCACCCCGGTGACTGCCCCGGTCTCGACCGTGGCCGACATCATTCACAGCGATGTCTACTTCGAAGTGGGCCGCAAGGGCCTCACGGATGAAGCCAAGGCGCAACTCGCCGTCCAAGGCGATCTGCTCAAGCAGAACCAGGACTATGCCGTGCTGATCCAGGGCTATACCGACCAGCAGGGATCGGCCACCTACAACAAGAAGCTGGGGATGAAGCGGGCCGAAACCGTGAAGCAGGAACTCCTGAACGCCGGAGTGGCCGAACATCAGATGAAAGTCGTCAGCCTCGGTGAAGACGGCGTGCTCTGCATCGACAACAGCGATACCTGCCGGCACCTCAATCGCCGGGTGCACCTGGACATCCGGAAGATCGGCCAGGAGCACCTGGTCATCCCGGCGGTCGCTGCGACGACGGCCATCGATCCGGCTGATTCGTCTATCGAGCAGAATGCCACGGGGCAAGACGCGGGCTCGACCGGCAACGTCCCACCCTCCTCGTCCGATCCGGCCGTCACCACATTCGACCCGGCATCGGG harbors:
- a CDS encoding OmpA family protein yields the protein MQKGPSQISSGNISPAVMGPQKDTKDIVILSSLVLILAGLSAVAWIYTETKDPKALTAPSDKVESARVSEILKKASGLSQAEASISSSTPVTAPVSTVADIIHSDVYFEVGRKGLTDEAKAQLAVQGDLLKQNQDYAVLIQGYTDQQGSATYNKKLGMKRAETVKQELLNAGVAEHQMKVVSLGEDGVLCIDNSDTCRHLNRRVHLDIRKIGQEHLVIPAVAATTAIDPADSSIEQNATGQDAGSTGNVPPSSSDPAVTTFDPASGS